The window GCCTCTAGAGTTCATGAATTCAACAAGGTGTAGGAAATGTTCCATAGCGGTTCTTGGTTCTGTTCACTTGACAGCTTCACAGAGTTCCTGCAGACCTTTTGGCAGTACATTTATCCTACTAGCATCTTGCTCCACTTCATTACAAAGATGTTCTACTGGCTTTAGAAATGAACACTGTGCCATTGGACTAAAGGCTATATTGCTGGAAGTATGAAAGAGTGGAAGGCTAAACTGGCCATGAAGGGATGAACCTGGTCAGCAGCAGTGTTCCGGTACTTTGTTGCATTCAAAAATGCTCAGCTGGCAGAAAAAAACCTAAtgtgtgctaaataaaactgctgatggagaagaagagagaggggTCACAAATACCAAGTAGCTGTACATGAAAAGGGGGGACCATGATTATGAATAATGATAACTTGATAAAGCATCACAAGCAAGGGAATCACACATCAGTCTAGTAACCAGACtggccagctcctgctctgaTGAAGAAAGAAGTTAATTAGTGTCTCCACTCATGTTGGATGGTCTGTATCACAGGAGGCAACAGTTTTTCAATCGGAAATTTAACTCTCCATGCAACTGGTTGCCATGTAAATGTCTCAGGACTCTGCAGGTACTCTTCTCCTAACAACCCTGCCATGCCATTTCTGGACCAAAAAGATCTCaggtgttccaataaaaataCTCACCAGATTTTTTCCACTACCTTCACCCATGttctgggttgtgggtttggtcTCTCAGCAGCTTTTCagggggaacacacacacacacattgtctgaaaccactcgtcccaagcggggtcgcagtgagccggagcctaacccggcaacacagggcgcaaggctggagggggaagggacacacccaggacaagacaccagtccatcactaggcaacccaagcaggactcaaagcccagacacaccagagagcaggatctgtccaaacctgctgtgccattgcaCCTCCCCAATCTGGGGAaacaaaacaaggtaaaatccACACGTTAATACCTGCTGAACTCAAAATCAATTCAGGTTGAGCTGGGCATCATTGTGTTACATTCCTGCATTTCTCTATCCACATTTACATGGAGTACATGCTGTAAAATCAAAGTGAGCCAAgggtaaaacaatgaaatatctAGGGAAAGATATTAATGTTACACAGAACTTGTCATAAACAGCCAAGCTCCAAGGTTAATGTTACACATATGTATCAGTcatacatttttgttcatttatacatGACGGTatcaattaaaaagtaattactgCATATTAAAAGATTATATGATAAACAAGGAACAGTGATGCAATGTTCTAAAGCTTTGTCTACAGATTGTCAGATTAAAAAGTAACTGGAAAATATTGTGGCAGTAAAGAGGATTAGAGCAGATACAGAATAATAGTACGTGATTAAAGTGATTGAGTCATATCCACAGATTaggagaaaataatttaatctttttGCCCCTTATGACCACCTCTGACATATGAACATTATCACATATGatatcttttttccccatccacCCATTCATTCACTGTCAGGAACCACTTGTCAGTGCAGGATCCCAGTGCTGCAGAGTCTTTTCTAGAAACTTAgcatgtgaggcagggtactcACTGCACCCCTGTGTTTCCCAAAGAGTAAATCACATTACGCAAAGTCAAGTGTAAAGATATTTTCTTTCAAGAAAATTCTATGCATTTGTCACTTCAAGTTGGTTGTACctctttcagtttattttgagCACTGTTTATGACACGTTTTGCTTTAGGGCTCATTATTATGCATGATGGTTTTACACTATGGTAAAAAGATTTTCTGAAAGAATTACATTTGCTCCTATACTGTGATGCAGTCATCAGTGTGAGAGGGGTGATTATGGCCTGGGCTCCTGATTGCTACTAATTTATCACATAATAACCATTTAGTCTAATTCAGAGTGGTCGAGTTTCGCCACAGCACGTTATTTTATGTAGCTTGGTTATAAcagaatatataatatatgaataCCTGCAGCTGAGTATATTTCCATTGAACCAAGGGCAGAACTTCTCAGAACTGACTGCCTTCCTTTTCAAAGGAGCTAATTCATCTAAGACTTGTCTTACTAGTATTTTGTgagtgcaataaaaaataataatttatttattttttctgtgtccAGTCAAGAACATCTCACATTAGTTATagtcttttttccaaaggaattAGGGGATTGTTTATTGCAGTCATTCTTCAAAAGGATACTCTTTCGGCCACCTGAGATTAATTCATAACAAACTGGGTCAACTAAGTTTTGAACTGTTTTACTCGagtacatttgcatgtatttagttagcagacacttttctccaaagcgacatagacctcagagcaaacaaaagttcATAGCGCAACAGACGAGAAGCTTCAGACCCAGGCACAGGATTATAGATAGACACACAGCTTatctgtctgataccaccatgttggtGGTTCCCGTCCCTCAAGTTGGTGCCTATAGAAAAGACGTTAAAATAGGAAATACActgataatcatagcagatggtgttggactcatttatctagctgtcaggagatcaagagagaagtgtCTATaagagagatgggtttgaggCCCTTTTCAAATGCTGGGAGAGATTCAGTAGCTTTCATggacagaggaagctcattctaccacactgGGGACAAAACCAAGAGTAGATGGACATTCAGTGTCATTTAAATGGATGGGTGCTTTAGAATTCAGAAATTCTTCCTGGCTTGGAGACAGTGAGTAATTTCTTGTGATGTCTTTTTTTAGTAATGATACCTTATGTCTTTCCTAGTCACACTACATATGCTGAAAGAAGaatttgcttcattttaaatttttcgtTCTAAATCACTAAAATTTcgtataaaaatattttctactttttgGACTTTGCATGCCTGCCTCACTGGCTTTGCACAGACGCCCATCCAAACATGGTGTACATTTCCGATGGGTGTAATAAAAAGGGATCCTCCAGTGCACCAGTTctagagggggcgcagtgggttggacctggtcctgctctccagtgggtctggggttcaagtcctgcttggggtgccttgcgatggactggcgtcccgtcctgggtgtatcccctccccctccggccttacgccctgtgttgccgggtaggctccggttcactgtgaccctgtatggggcaagcggttctgaaagtgtttgtgtgtgcgtgtgtgtggactttgcataaAGCCGAACTCCTTATATATTTTATCTGCAACCTTAACTTAGGTAAACAGCAGGACATAAAACATAACGCATGTCAGGTTAATTAAAGAAACGTCATAATCACATCTTTAAAGTTATGAAATTGAGAAAATTGTTATGCAAATCATTAGGTAAGTCACGTGTGAATCTTTAGGACGGTTCAGGGGGAACCGGTACGGTGATCAGACTTTGTAATGGTGACCACTATTGACCACTAGATGGCGCACATTGGTTGTCTTCGCAGTCTGACAGTTACAGTGTACTGCGGGGGCTCCCTGTCATGCTCCCCCCCTCCTCATATTGGTGGGTTTTTGCTCTACAGtccaaatatacagtatatatgtgagCGGGTCACACTAAACCGGTCTAAACTAATCTGATCACAGTAAACTGTCAAATTTAGTATATGACTGGGTGAAAGTGCTATAACAAATAAGGAACACGGCGGCAcggcctcacagcgcctgggtggtgtgagaggctgtgggttcgatccctcctcagtctgtgcggagtttgcatgttcttcccgtatctgcgtgggtttcctcccacagtccgaagagatgctgttcaggttcccccatagtgtgtgagtgacagtgcgTTCagtgatgtgtggatgagtgacccatttgaCAAATAGTGAGTAAGTATAGTGAcaaattgtaagtagtgtatctagcagtgtaagtcaccttggtgaataacaGGTGTGatctagtaacactacatagtatccatgtaagtcgcttcggagagaAGCGTCTACCAAGTGAATAATGAACGTCGTTTCTGTAATTCACGATATTCATCTAAATGTGGTTAAGTAATAAAAATGGCAACCATAGACATTTCGTTAtcacttattaatttagtatGTCATTAACCAATTcaaattgtatatattttcttaacaatgcaaaaagtattgttgctgtttttgctACTGCTGCTGACAGTCATCATTCTATTGTTACATACATTGATTGTATTCCGTCTGAAGTACAACATATAGAATTTAAACATGAACCTTTACTCACTGTAGTTTATTTTCTCTCcaacttttatttctttgcactCAATGGAGTATTTTTCGGATTCTTATTCTATACGACATGGAAATGGAAGCGTGTCCGTGTGCCCAGTTTCCTGGGGGGTCACAACAAAGGGTCCGCGGGGGGGAgcaggggaggtgggggggtgtcaTTTCTCTTCGGGCTTCACAGAAGATCAGAGCATCTCACAGGTTCGGATGCTCCTTTCGCAAATCCCCATTTTTCACTGCTATAGTATGTGTGTTTGAGCGCGTTTTGACTAATAGAAAACCACAACATAGGCTACTGGTATTTGGTATTTCTTTTACAGGTAACTATTTCTACAGTGACAGAAACAATCTGAATTAAAATTAGTGTAATTTTTCTCAAAGATTCTACGACCACATGATGACAAGTTACCTTTGATTTTATGACGACTGCTGGGCTCCTACTATTTCCAGTTCCTGAGGCTGAACTAAATATTTGACCTCATCACACAGGTACATTGGATCCTATACAAGACTTCCCGGCGACACAGAGACCCGGTCCGGGTGGGAAAGCCTGGGGACCACAGACCCGCCGAGCTGCGCCGGGATTACGGTCGCGCCGCGGTCATGAGGGCTCCGCTCCTCCTGCTCGTCCCGCTCGTCGTCCTGCTCGGCTGCTGCGGCGCTCAGAACGACACGGAGCCCGTGCTGCTGGAGGGCAAGTGCCTGGTGGTCTGCGACTCGAGCCCCTCCGCCGAAAGCGGCGTCTCCGCCTCCCTGGGCATCTCGGTCCGCTCGGCCGGCGGCAGCGTGGCCTTTTCAGCGGTCCGGGGGACGAACCACGAACCGTCCGAGATGAGCAACAAGTCCATGACCATCTACTTTGACCAGGTGAGCTGCGCCGCGTGCCTTTTTCCGCCACTCTCACTCCCACAGCACCAGCGACCCCCAGAGACAGTGCGGCTCgttccacagacacacacacgcacacgcacacgcgcacacgcctACAACCGCAAACTGAATGAAACCGACAGCGATCGATCGTACGTGAGCAAAGCCACGTTCCAATCGCTCAGAGACGTGCCTACTTCTGTCACGGATTTGCACGACTtaacatttcaattattttttaaatcgcCCTGAACATTTAAATCTGCCCGCTGTTCGCTACTTTGTTACCAATTTACGTGACAGAACTAACAGGATGTGCTTCGCATCCTCGAACCACGTCGTTATTCTCTACAAGTCGCTATTTTGTATTCAGCCGCCACGACACCCCCACATGATGAGTGACTTACGTTGGGTTTGTTTGTACACGAACGCTACGTACGTACGACCTTTAAGCCATTGATTTGTACCGCTGGCTAatctttattttgtctttactCTATGTATTCACCGTAAGTACTTGGTCCGGAGcaccacagctggagcaggTCCTTTCATTTCAGGGTAACCGTAACGCCTCTAACCACTGCGACACCTGCTGGGCGACGTGCGTCAGTTCCGAAGGTGCTGCATACCGCGGTGAAGTGATGGGGCCCGTGGCAGTGGAGACGTAGTAAAAGTGCGATGCGCACAGTGAGCGTATAAACGACgagaatgggattcgaacccacgcgtGCAGAGCACAATGGATTAGCAGTccatcgccttaaccactcggccatctCGTCACGAGGATGCGCGTCCCTCTCTAAGAGACATAAGCGAGCTGTGCGCTTTACAATGGTATTTGTTTGGCTTGTTAAACAGACAATGATGATTAAATTATTTAGAAAATATGAGccgcttttccagtgtttctgAATACACACAGTGACTCGCCTTCCGAATTGAGTAAACACTGaataaacattaaacaataATTGTGACTAAAAACATGATAGAATAAACACGTTAGTCGTATCGTTACCCGTCCGTAGGGCTGTCGAGGTTAGCAATTGTAACCATGAATGTACAACATTAGATGTGTATGTTTAGTGGTATTTACACGTTAATTgataaaaaacataatttgtcagataaaaaaaaagttatactgacatttacattctttactgtgtttctttGGCTTTTTGCTAATATATCCTGTCATACACACATGATTAAATGATATATACACGTAATTTGATAATTTGTCAGATAGAACAAATTTACACTGATATTTACATTCGTTACTGTGTTTCTTTGGCTTTTTGCTAATATATCCTGTCATATACACACATTAATTGATATATACATGTAATTTGATAATTTGTCAGATAGAAATCATTTATACTGATCTTTACATTCATACATAGCtgtctttcttctgctttttttttttttgctaggtTCTGGTCAACGTTGGCAACCACTTTGACTCGAAAAggagtgtttttaaagcaccAAGAAGAGGGATTTACAGTTTCTGCTTTCATGTGGTGAAGGTCTACAACAGGCAGACTATCCAGGTATGATGTACCATGTGATGGTACTGATCACTGAACCCTTTGTGATAACAAAATGGTGTTTGTAATAAATCACACCGtgtcttcaccaaggtgaaccTGATGCAGAACGAATACCCAGTGATATCTGCCTTCGCTGGGGACCAGGACGTCACGCGGGAGGCAGCCAGCAATGGAGTCCTTCTTCACCTGGAGAGGGAAGACAGAGTGTACCTGAAGCTGGAGAGAGGCACCCTGATGGGCGGTTGGAAGTACTCCACCTTCTCCGGCTTTCTGGTGTTTCCTCTGTAATCCAGCTGCCTTTGCCTTCAGGTTCcagtacatttcatttttccGGGTATGATTTTATTACTGGAGGTTTGTAGGAGTTTCTGTTTGTGAACTGATCCAgttatgcattcatttacaaGGAGAAAAACACCCCAAACACAGAAGAACGTCACTTCACCTAATTTTCTATCTGTAGACGTGGAGAAGATGTGCTGATGCAGGTCTTCCTGCAGTCTTTTTTTACCTACTCAAGACTGGTGGGATGAAAAATGctgagtgtgtttctgtcttGTCTTTACAATTTTGTGTAATGGAGATTTATTACTTTATAGATAATCTGAGCTGATATACTGGTTTATTGCTTCCTAAATACTGAAAttctgtaaatgtactgtggtACAGAAAAAACActactttttccacactgcagtagataaatgtaatgctatttagttttatttcttcaaaccttaattataaaagtaaaatttgatATGCAAAATTCATAAATCACCGGGAAATTGCCCTCATTTATCAGTCACATTATGAAAATGCAGAATCATTTTGTCTGATGGAAAGAGTTGGTatcactgaatattttaatgttgcagAACTGTAGGAGTAAAGTGTGAACATGGTAAACTGTAGTTCCCAAGTTTGTTGTTACTTAAAAGCTCAGATGTACTTTGCTACACTTTTGCTGTAGTTTCTTAACCGTTTTGTATAGAACTTCCTTGAGCACCAGCTGCAAGTCTGTGGTATCGCACTTTTTCAGATGGCTTTGCTTGTTCTTAATAtaactgttacatttttaatcgGTGTTCTTATGTAAATCAAATACCAATACATGCTGGACATATTCAGGTAAAATACCTTTTTACAGAAACCTTCAGGTTAGAAGCAGGTGACTTTACGTGGTATTTTACCTGCTGGATTCCTCACCTTTGTTGTGTGTTTAAGGAGCTCAGGTAAGTTTAAatggaatttgtttttaattgcaaaatGATTGAAGATGGTAATTTGGATCAGCATGAATCAGCACTAACCTGCCCCCTTCACAAAACATTCAGTCACATATTTGATTATTAGCATAgtaataaacattttgcttGCACTGTCTTGCTAACATGTTGCAAGAAtcccagaaaaaaagacagaaatgccATAACGTGTAGTTATTTGTATATTGTAATACGTGAttaatttttacacattattttgtgaatttcaatgaaaataattcagtttttcaatTTGCCAAGTACGCTCTCTGTGTGTACGTTGGCATGTTGGCTGGCAGTTCTAGCTCCTCATGCCAAGGAGCAGCTTGGCTCAATACTCCCTCCAGGAAGACTGTTTCTCTCCGAGCCCCCGATGCGCTGTTCTTTAGCAGGCTCTGCGGCAGCCTTTTGAAGTCTGTCCCAGCCTCCGGATCCTGTCCCCGGTCCTCGACACCGGTCCAGGGTTGGCCACAGTGGCACCTGCCATGTGAGCTTCCTCAATAATCCCTCCTGAAAGACCCTCCTACAGGGCAGCACTCTCTGGGGTCTTTCATGGgcttcacacagctgctgctgcacctgCTCAGCTTTCCAGGTGTAAACCAAGTGTGTGGGCAACGCACAGGTATCCAAAGCACACATTATACGTTATACAGTATACAGATCCAGCACTGTGTACTGATGTATCCAACCAACACATATATTCACAGTGACATAAACCctctgtatgtatttatggCTGAATAattgtgttttactgcattgtTCTTGGGTAGTATCACAGCAGAGCAGGTAGTGCCGTGGCCTCATatctcctggactgtgggtttggacatgggtttgaattcatGGAGTAACCTGCTCCATGACCcatacttctgggataggctctccACCACCACTACCCTGCAAGTGAAATATGgttattgatggatggatggatagatggatggaaaaaagttgttgttgtttctatTGCATCAATTACCTAGAGGTTTCACTCTAATTTTGTCATTCGGATcagtacagaaaatgtttacctaaaaaaaatattagcattaTTGCTGTACAGTCTGGCAGCATCTTTACAGCAACAACAGAGCGGGATTAACCTTCACAGCTCGGTGGGACACGGCATGAAAGCAGCATTAATGGCACATGTTCCAGACGTGAGAAGACTGTTCCAGAAGCCTGTTCATACAATCATCCAGGAGGAATGTTAATTGAACCGCAAGAATATAGAGTATGAGGGGCATAAGGCCACTTTTATCATTTACTTTTCTCTTATAACAAACCTGATTACACACTGATATTCACCTCCAAACTGTTGACAGtaaaatttcagtattttcaatATGACctcaaataaaagtaatttgtttataatatttttcattttttctttagcTTCTCTCAAAACAGAGAATGAGCTGTGAAACAACAACAGAGGTGCACTGAGCAGTTTGATATTGCTGTCCAACAGAAAGAGATGACAACCCTTTGACAGTGATCAGCACCTTGGCGTGGGCCTCTGACAAACAGTCCTACTAATTATTAACATGTTTTTAATCTGTTACAGCAGGCAGTGtctcatacatttatttatttggccgGCGCTTTCCTCCAGACCAacatacaacattaagctacttttcattttttacccctttattcagctgggcaactttactagagcaatttaaagtaggTACCTTTCTCACtttgctggaggtgggattcaaacccacaaccttggGGCCTGAGGGCAGCAGCACTAAGCACAATGCTAGCAGCCTGCCCCAGGCAAACAAAGAGCATGCATTGTGAATAACTGAATATGAGAACCAAAAATGTTTCCTGGTAAATCTATGCCACAAGAAATAACTTTATTTTCGGTAACAAAATATCTGATAGGGAGTGTTGGGCAACTCTCAACAATCAGAGCAGAAGAATCCTCTTGAGATTTTTAGAAAACTTCTCTAAGCACATTGcctaaaaatacattattcataGCTTTAAAACCTTGCACTGATCCTTAGatgtgaaaatagaaaatatcgCTCCACCTGACCAGATGCTCAATATGCCAAGCAACAGAGTAATACTcagaaaacataaatatgtaaCACTAAGTGTGAATGGCTTTCAGAAACTGGAATTGTCCCAGGTCCCTGtgtgtcagtttggagaaaggcatcagttaaataaatataaatggacaCCAGAATTAATTCACTGCTATGAAAAGTAAAGAATTAAGTTTGAATTCATTGATCACTATACAATATACCTGCAAAACAGGTAA of the Scleropages formosus chromosome 7, fSclFor1.1, whole genome shotgun sequence genome contains:
- the cbln2a gene encoding cerebellin-2a, with product MRAPLLLLVPLVVLLGCCGAQNDTEPVLLEGKCLVVCDSSPSAESGVSASLGISVRSAGGSVAFSAVRGTNHEPSEMSNKSMTIYFDQVLVNVGNHFDSKRSVFKAPRRGIYSFCFHVVKVYNRQTIQVNLMQNEYPVISAFAGDQDVTREAASNGVLLHLEREDRVYLKLERGTLMGGWKYSTFSGFLVFPL